From one Chryseobacterium sp. 3008163 genomic stretch:
- a CDS encoding NUDIX hydrolase, with protein MAPEFIHTYVSVDCVVFGFDSDNKLNILLVQRRSDDSPAEMHKKLPGSLIFSNEDVDDAASRVLHELTGIKKMILKQFKCYADPMRASSQNDIKWMDKEYQHNIDRIITVAYLSLCKIDHKINSSKYSNVDWHPIDKIPALPFDHNVIIQESLGEIRRWIDIDFTIIFELLPKKFTIRQLYQLYCALSEKKIDIKNFHKKVSSFSFIIPLDEIEENVSHRAARFYKFDGKAYKKNNSKLIK; from the coding sequence ATGGCTCCAGAATTTATACATACATATGTTTCAGTTGACTGTGTTGTTTTCGGGTTTGACTCCGATAACAAATTGAATATATTATTGGTTCAGCGTCGATCTGATGACTCACCTGCCGAAATGCACAAAAAACTACCCGGTAGTTTGATATTCAGTAATGAGGATGTTGATGATGCGGCAAGTCGGGTACTTCATGAGCTGACTGGTATTAAAAAAATGATTTTGAAACAATTTAAATGTTATGCAGACCCTATGCGTGCGAGCAGTCAGAATGATATCAAATGGATGGATAAAGAGTACCAGCATAATATAGACAGAATTATTACTGTTGCCTATCTGTCTCTTTGCAAGATCGATCATAAAATAAACAGTTCAAAGTATAGCAATGTTGATTGGCATCCTATTGATAAAATACCGGCTTTACCTTTCGATCACAATGTTATTATACAAGAATCGCTCGGAGAGATCAGAAGATGGATCGATATTGATTTTACAATTATTTTCGAGCTTCTTCCAAAAAAATTCACAATCAGGCAGTTATATCAGCTCTACTGCGCATTAAGCGAAAAGAAAATTGATATCAAAAATTTCCACAAAAAAGTTTCTTCGTTTAGCTTTATTATACCATTAGATGAAATTGAAGAGAATGTTTCGCACCGTGCAGCGAGATTTTACAAGTTTGATGGGAAAGCTTACAAGAAAAATAATTCAAAATTAATTAAATAA
- a CDS encoding xylulokinase: MYLLGYDIGSSSVKVCLVEASSGKVVASDFSPKKEMKIIALQPGWAEQNPADWWTNLKLAHESVMHQAGINAEDIKGIGITWQMHGLILVDKDQNLLRPSIIWCDSRAVEYGEKAFTQIGAEKCLSHLLNSPGNFTASKLAWVKENEPEIFDKIDKIMLPGDYIAMKLSGEIGITIEGLSEGIFWDFKNNCISKDVIEHFGIPESFFPEIVPTFGIQSTVSAIAAAELGLKKGTPISYRAGDQPNNALSLNVFNPGEIASTAGTSGVVYGVLDHLDYDKLSRVNTFAHVNHSEEQMRLGVLLCINGTGILNSWLKHNFATSLSSYGDMNELASLSPIGSKGLSIIPFGNGAERVLENKDTRCSIHGINFNIHSKGDVLRAAQEAIVFSYEYGMNIMRGIGMNINVIRAGNANMFLSSIFRQSLASVSNAVIELYDTDGAVGAARAAGMGIGFYADSSEAFASLEKIAIIEPEHEKRDQYLEAYSGWQDHLQAII, translated from the coding sequence ATGTATTTATTAGGATACGATATAGGTAGTTCTTCTGTGAAAGTTTGTCTTGTAGAGGCATCCAGTGGTAAAGTAGTAGCTTCTGATTTTTCACCTAAAAAAGAAATGAAGATCATCGCTCTGCAACCCGGATGGGCTGAACAAAACCCTGCTGATTGGTGGACCAATTTGAAGCTTGCGCATGAGTCTGTTATGCATCAGGCAGGAATAAATGCTGAAGATATCAAAGGCATTGGGATTACATGGCAGATGCATGGTTTGATATTGGTTGATAAAGATCAAAATCTTTTGAGACCATCAATTATCTGGTGTGATAGTCGTGCAGTTGAGTATGGTGAAAAAGCATTCACACAAATTGGAGCTGAAAAATGCTTGTCACATCTACTAAACTCCCCAGGGAATTTTACTGCATCTAAGCTTGCGTGGGTAAAGGAAAACGAGCCTGAGATATTTGATAAAATCGATAAAATAATGCTGCCGGGAGACTACATTGCGATGAAACTGTCGGGTGAGATCGGGATAACAATTGAAGGGCTTTCTGAAGGTATATTTTGGGATTTTAAAAATAACTGCATTTCTAAGGATGTTATTGAGCATTTTGGTATTCCTGAAAGTTTTTTCCCTGAAATTGTCCCAACTTTCGGTATTCAGTCAACCGTCTCAGCTATCGCTGCCGCTGAATTGGGATTAAAAAAAGGAACTCCGATATCTTACAGAGCGGGAGATCAGCCTAATAATGCTTTGTCTTTAAATGTTTTTAATCCTGGAGAAATTGCTTCTACAGCAGGAACTTCAGGGGTTGTTTATGGAGTTTTAGATCACTTAGATTACGATAAGCTTTCAAGGGTAAATACATTTGCACACGTTAATCATTCGGAGGAGCAAATGAGATTAGGAGTGTTGTTATGTATTAATGGAACAGGAATTTTAAACTCCTGGCTGAAACATAATTTTGCCACTTCACTTTCATCTTATGGAGATATGAATGAACTGGCCTCGCTTTCACCGATTGGATCAAAAGGGTTAAGTATTATCCCGTTCGGTAACGGTGCAGAAAGAGTTTTGGAAAATAAAGATACAAGATGTTCAATTCATGGTATCAATTTCAATATACATTCCAAAGGGGATGTTCTGAGAGCAGCACAGGAAGCTATCGTTTTTTCTTATGAATATGGGATGAATATTATGAGAGGGATTGGGATGAACATCAACGTAATTCGAGCAGGTAACGCTAATATGTTTTTAAGCTCAATTTTCAGGCAGTCGCTTGCCAGTGTGAGTAATGCTGTAATCGAGCTTTATGATACCGATGGTGCTGTAGGTGCTGCCAGAGCTGCCGGGATGGGAATAGGTTTTTATGCAGATTCGTCAGAAGCGTTTGCATCACTTGAAAAAATAGCAATCATAGAACCTGAACATGAAAAAAGAGATCAGTATTTAGAGGCTTACTCCGGATGGCAAGACCATCTTCAGGCGATTATCTAA
- a CDS encoding carbohydrate kinase family protein, with translation MFINKKINVISFGEVLFDVFGEEKKIGGAPLNLALRTASYGFPVAMISAVGNDEDGKVILDYTKENALETAGIIVSPEYETGIVQVSLNERGSATYEIKFPSAWDFISVDEKIKDTVKEADVFFYGSLACRNEVSQKTLFSLLDSNDTMFKVFDVNLRKPFYNIQILEKLMNRADFIKFNDEEILEISAGMGFESDNLESNIKFISEKTNTKAICVTLGKHGSILLWNDQLYRHEGYPVKVADTVGAGDSFLASLIAKLLSDQNPDDALNFASAVGALVASYSGANPKIESSEIETFLKRNAY, from the coding sequence CCTCTCAATCTGGCTCTCAGAACAGCTTCGTACGGCTTTCCCGTGGCAATGATTAGTGCCGTAGGAAATGATGAAGATGGAAAGGTAATTCTGGATTACACCAAAGAAAATGCTCTTGAAACCGCTGGAATCATTGTTTCTCCGGAATATGAGACAGGAATTGTTCAGGTTTCTTTAAATGAACGTGGTTCTGCAACGTACGAGATCAAATTTCCTTCTGCGTGGGATTTTATCAGTGTTGATGAAAAAATAAAGGATACCGTAAAAGAGGCCGATGTGTTTTTTTATGGAAGTCTCGCTTGCAGAAATGAGGTTTCCCAAAAGACACTTTTCTCCTTATTAGATTCCAATGATACAATGTTTAAAGTTTTTGATGTGAATCTAAGAAAGCCATTTTACAATATTCAGATTCTGGAAAAGCTTATGAACAGGGCAGACTTTATCAAATTTAATGATGAGGAAATATTGGAAATTTCTGCCGGAATGGGATTTGAGTCCGATAATCTGGAATCAAATATCAAGTTTATATCAGAAAAAACAAACACTAAGGCAATCTGTGTAACTTTAGGAAAACACGGTTCTATCCTGCTATGGAATGATCAATTGTATAGACACGAAGGCTATCCCGTGAAAGTGGCAGATACAGTAGGGGCAGGAGATTCTTTCTTGGCCAGCCTGATTGCAAAATTGCTTTCAGATCAAAATCCGGATGATGCCTTAAACTTTGCAAGTGCCGTCGGTGCTTTGGTAGCGAGTTACTCTGGTGCAAATCCTAAAATAGAAAGTTCAGAGATTGAGACGTTTTTGAAGCGGAATGCTTATTAA